The Candidatus Nanohalococcus occultus genome contains a region encoding:
- a CDS encoding elongation factor 1-beta, giving the protein MGKIACVFKLMPEDAETDLEEIKEQVREKVDVTDIGEEDVAFGLKAIKVSAITTDEKGGTDFVENQLEEVEGLQSIELEHFDKL; this is encoded by the coding sequence ATGGGAAAGATTGCTTGTGTTTTCAAACTTATGCCGGAAGATGCCGAAACCGACTTAGAAGAGATAAAGGAACAGGTACGTGAAAAGGTAGACGTAACAGATATTGGAGAGGAAGATGTGGCTTTCGGACTGAAAGCTATCAAGGTATCGGCTATTACGACAGATGAGAAAGGAGGTACGGACTTCGTTGAGAACCAGCTCGAGGAAGTTGAAGGCCTTCAAAGCATAGAGCTAGAGCATTTCGACAAGCTCTAA
- a CDS encoding orotate phosphoribosyltransferase, with product MDDLCGYCGQKKATESCEVCGSNVCSNCKLEYGCKVCGGGTKSFWMKKEG from the coding sequence ATGGATGATCTATGTGGGTACTGCGGTCAGAAAAAGGCAACCGAGAGCTGCGAGGTCTGCGGTTCGAACGTTTGCTCGAACTGTAAGCTAGAGTACGGATGTAAAGTCTGTGGCGGCGGAACAAAGAGTTTTTGGATGAAAAAAGAAGGATGA
- the fen gene encoding flap endonuclease-1 encodes MGVDLGELIEPEEIGFEDLHNKELAIDAMNTLYQFLSIIRQRDGTPLKDSDGNVTSHLSGLFYRTINLMENEIRPVYVFDGEMPDLKSKESSKRRKKREEARDEWEKLKDEGKISEAYSKATQSSKLTGDMIEESKRLLDAMGVPYVEAPSEGEAQAASMVGDEVYAVGSQDWDCMLFGADRMVRNLTSRKTRKSSGGGTKKISVERIELENVLDELEVSHRQLVWMGILMGTDFNPDGVHGIGPKTALKIVREHDSLEDILEEDKVKDTEFENDPELIEEFFLNPPVEETSYEFGEPDKDEIRKVLVEDHGFSEKRVNSGLKKLETALESRQPGLDSFV; translated from the coding sequence ATGGGCGTAGATCTAGGAGAGCTGATAGAGCCTGAAGAAATAGGTTTCGAGGATTTACATAACAAAGAACTGGCCATCGACGCTATGAACACGTTGTACCAGTTTTTATCAATAATAAGACAGAGAGACGGCACCCCGTTGAAAGACAGCGACGGAAATGTAACATCTCATCTTTCAGGGCTTTTCTACAGAACAATCAACTTGATGGAAAATGAGATACGTCCTGTCTATGTTTTCGACGGCGAGATGCCGGATTTAAAGTCAAAGGAATCTTCCAAGCGCCGTAAAAAACGAGAAGAGGCGAGAGACGAGTGGGAGAAGCTCAAAGATGAGGGAAAGATATCAGAAGCCTACTCGAAGGCAACACAGTCCTCTAAACTTACAGGAGATATGATAGAAGAGTCCAAACGACTGCTTGATGCGATGGGCGTTCCTTACGTCGAAGCGCCAAGCGAAGGAGAGGCTCAAGCCGCCTCCATGGTAGGAGATGAGGTCTATGCGGTTGGAAGCCAGGACTGGGACTGTATGCTTTTCGGAGCCGACCGGATGGTCAGGAACCTTACATCCCGGAAAACCCGCAAGAGTTCCGGCGGAGGCACGAAAAAGATCTCAGTCGAGAGAATAGAACTCGAGAACGTGCTGGACGAACTAGAAGTAAGCCACAGACAGCTTGTCTGGATGGGAATCCTGATGGGAACCGATTTCAACCCGGACGGAGTTCACGGCATCGGCCCTAAGACAGCTTTAAAGATCGTAAGAGAGCATGATAGTCTGGAAGATATTCTAGAAGAGGACAAGGTCAAGGACACGGAGTTTGAAAACGATCCGGAGCTTATCGAGGAGTTTTTCCTGAATCCGCCTGTCGAGGAAACCAGTTACGAGTTCGGAGAGCCGGATAAAGACGAAATCAGAAAGGTTCTGGTCGAAGACCATGGTTTCTCGGAGAAAAGAGTCAACTCCGGCCTTAAAAAGCTCGAAACTGCTCTAGAATCCCGTCAGCCAGGTCTTGACAGTTTCGTATAA
- the gpmI gene encoding 2,3-bisphosphoglycerate-independent phosphoglycerate mutase, whose amino-acid sequence MEPVVLVVMDGVGLRDEKQGNAFKQADTPTLDSLMETGFQRLEASGPAVGLPEGYTGNSEVGHLHMGAGRAIPQRLTRINNAVESGKLQDNDGLVQALERAEKNDTTVHFAGIISDGGIHGHIDHLEALMEAASDYDVEVRIHCFADGRDVDPKSAEKYLEKVGEFCDLYGGEIATVMGRFYSMDRDSNWERTEKAYRAMTAGEGFEFSEPAEAVEKCYEDGDYDYFIQPSIAENYEGMKDDEEVVFYNFRADRERQIADALIKEGFSEFEAAIKPNFTSMFRYREEFENPVLFEKQVVENTLGEKIQAAGQSQLRVAESQKKPHVTYFFNGQRELEFEDEDREFIESDKIKAYDQKPEMHAEQTTDIVLDAIEDGKYDFILLNYANGDLVGHTGDLDASITAVETVDRNLGRLVEAVKDSDYGMVVTADHGNCEDLGTADENKTSHTLNPVPLIGVDLEFEKEHSELWEIENIISSELSLEAKK is encoded by the coding sequence ATGGAACCGGTAGTACTAGTAGTAATGGACGGAGTAGGTCTCAGAGATGAAAAACAGGGTAACGCGTTCAAGCAGGCGGATACACCGACGCTTGACAGTTTGATGGAGACCGGATTCCAGAGACTTGAAGCCTCCGGACCTGCCGTCGGGCTGCCGGAAGGCTATACCGGGAACAGCGAAGTAGGTCACCTACACATGGGCGCCGGCAGAGCCATACCACAGCGGCTGACACGGATCAACAACGCAGTTGAATCAGGCAAACTACAGGACAATGACGGGCTTGTACAGGCCTTGGAAAGAGCTGAGAAAAACGATACTACAGTTCATTTCGCAGGAATCATCAGCGATGGAGGAATCCATGGACACATAGACCACTTAGAAGCGTTGATGGAAGCGGCTTCGGACTACGATGTGGAAGTACGCATCCACTGTTTTGCCGATGGAAGGGACGTAGACCCGAAGAGCGCGGAAAAATACCTGGAAAAGGTCGGCGAGTTCTGCGATCTATACGGCGGAGAGATCGCAACTGTCATGGGTCGTTTTTACTCGATGGACCGCGATAGCAACTGGGAGCGGACAGAGAAAGCCTACCGTGCGATGACCGCGGGAGAAGGCTTTGAGTTCAGCGAACCCGCAGAAGCAGTCGAAAAATGCTACGAGGACGGAGACTACGATTATTTCATCCAACCAAGTATAGCGGAAAACTATGAAGGCATGAAAGACGATGAGGAGGTAGTTTTCTACAACTTCCGTGCGGACCGTGAACGTCAGATAGCGGATGCGCTGATAAAGGAAGGTTTCAGCGAGTTCGAAGCCGCCATTAAGCCGAACTTTACCTCGATGTTCCGTTATCGAGAGGAGTTCGAGAACCCTGTGCTTTTCGAAAAGCAGGTAGTGGAAAACACGTTAGGCGAGAAGATACAGGCCGCAGGACAAAGTCAGCTGCGGGTGGCAGAAAGCCAGAAGAAACCGCATGTAACCTACTTTTTCAACGGACAGAGAGAGCTTGAGTTCGAAGACGAGGACAGAGAGTTCATTGAAAGCGATAAGATCAAGGCCTACGATCAGAAACCGGAGATGCATGCCGAACAGACAACAGACATTGTTCTGGACGCTATAGAAGATGGAAAATACGATTTCATCCTTTTGAACTACGCAAACGGAGATCTGGTAGGACACACCGGAGACCTGGACGCATCTATCACCGCAGTAGAAACAGTTGACAGAAATCTGGGGCGGCTAGTTGAGGCAGTCAAGGACTCGGATTATGGAATGGTTGTTACCGCAGACCATGGAAACTGTGAGGACTTAGGAACCGCAGATGAGAACAAGACCTCTCATACATTGAACCCTGTGCCGCTGATAGGAGTAGATTTAGAGTTCGAAAAGGAACACAGCGAACTCTGGGAGATAGAGAACATTATTTCCAGCGAGCTGTCCTTGGAAGCTAAAAAATAA
- the albA gene encoding DNA-binding protein Alba, translating to MPEEDDNTVYIGSKPPMSYVLAVVTQFSGDRDEVHVKARGKAISRAVDVAEMVTRDHVEEADVEDIEIGTDEIETDEGDSMKVSSIQIDLAR from the coding sequence GTGCCAGAAGAAGACGACAACACAGTATACATTGGATCCAAACCGCCGATGAGTTACGTTCTAGCGGTTGTAACTCAGTTCAGCGGCGACAGAGATGAAGTACACGTTAAAGCAAGAGGTAAAGCCATTTCCCGGGCAGTCGATGTAGCGGAGATGGTGACAAGAGATCACGTCGAGGAAGCAGACGTAGAGGACATAGAGATTGGCACAGACGAGATCGAGACGGATGAAGGAGACAGCATGAAGGTATCATCAATCCAGATCGACCTAGCAAGATAA